Proteins from a genomic interval of Longimicrobium sp.:
- a CDS encoding VWA domain-containing protein codes for MNGLLHPELLHLVPLLPAVVGAAMLLWARRRRQAAEALGEAGLVRRLAPTDLLAAPNLRIALVSVAALLLGVAAVGPLWGVERAPRSASAADVVLVLDASNSMRVEDVRPDRLEWERTATRAMLDRLQGSRVGLVVFAGRGYLVSPLTDDFGALELYLDGLSPEVLTQGGSSLSDAIANALSLLVRGGGAGAAGSIVLVTDGDALEERGQVVRAAAVAARVGVPVHAVGIGTPRGGPVPHFDPVSGRREGYKRDPETGEMAVSRLGHDLLREVARRTGGVYRPLRSPGDVAWVVDAVRTVPAGRGTNRAGTAPGNRYEWFLGAALLLLALDSLLVERAGRRRGLNGGGGR; via the coding sequence GTGAACGGGCTGCTGCACCCCGAGCTGCTGCACCTGGTGCCGCTGCTGCCCGCCGTCGTCGGCGCGGCGATGCTGCTCTGGGCTCGCCGCCGCCGCCAGGCCGCCGAGGCGCTGGGCGAGGCCGGGCTGGTGCGCCGCCTGGCCCCGACGGACCTGCTGGCCGCGCCCAACCTCCGCATCGCGCTGGTGAGCGTGGCGGCGCTGCTGCTGGGGGTGGCCGCCGTGGGCCCGCTCTGGGGGGTGGAGCGCGCCCCCCGCTCCGCCAGCGCGGCCGACGTGGTGCTGGTGCTCGACGCCTCGAACTCCATGCGCGTGGAGGACGTGCGCCCCGACCGGCTGGAGTGGGAGCGCACCGCCACGCGGGCGATGCTGGACCGGCTGCAGGGCTCGCGCGTGGGGCTGGTGGTCTTCGCCGGCCGCGGCTACCTGGTCTCGCCGCTCACCGACGACTTCGGCGCGCTGGAGCTGTACCTGGACGGCCTCTCGCCCGAGGTGCTCACGCAGGGCGGCTCCAGTCTCTCCGACGCCATCGCCAATGCCCTCTCGCTCCTGGTGCGCGGGGGCGGCGCGGGCGCGGCGGGCTCCATCGTGCTGGTCACCGACGGCGACGCGCTGGAGGAGCGCGGCCAGGTGGTCCGCGCCGCGGCGGTGGCCGCGCGCGTCGGGGTCCCCGTGCACGCGGTGGGGATCGGCACCCCGCGCGGCGGCCCGGTCCCGCACTTCGACCCGGTGAGCGGGCGGCGCGAGGGGTACAAGCGCGACCCGGAGACGGGGGAGATGGCGGTCTCGCGCCTGGGCCACGACCTGCTGCGCGAGGTGGCGCGGCGCACGGGCGGCGTCTACCGTCCGCTCCGCAGTCCCGGGGACGTGGCGTGGGTGGTCGACGCCGTGCGCACCGTCCCCGCCGGGCGCGGGACGAACCGCGCGGGGACGGCGCCGGGGAACCGCTACGAGTGGTTCCTGGGCGCCGCGCTCCTCCTGCTGGCGCTCGACTCCCTGCTGGTCGAGCGCGCGGGGCGGCGCCGGGGGCTGAACGGAGGAGGCGGGCGATGA
- a CDS encoding prepilin peptidase has protein sequence MPDLLLWAYAAVIGACVGSFLNVCVYRWPEGESVVSPPSRCPECGTRIRWRDNIPVLGWLLLRGRCRECGARISIQYPIIELATASLWVAAVLRHGLSWQALATALFFTLLLGIALTDARAYVIPDQFTLGGLVIGLLLSLAPGGIEPLQAVLGAVLGFVLLWVVAVLGEWAFKKPAMGGGDIKMMAMVGAFLGPVGVLLTIFLGALAGSLIFGPISLRTGKLVPFGIFLALGAGIAQPWGQAIVDWYLRTFVG, from the coding sequence TTGCCGGACCTGCTGCTGTGGGCCTACGCGGCCGTGATCGGGGCGTGCGTGGGCTCGTTCCTCAACGTGTGCGTCTACCGCTGGCCCGAGGGGGAGTCGGTGGTCTCGCCCCCCTCGCGCTGCCCGGAGTGCGGCACGCGCATCCGCTGGCGCGACAACATCCCCGTCCTGGGCTGGCTGCTGCTGCGGGGCCGCTGCCGGGAGTGCGGCGCGCGCATCTCCATCCAGTACCCGATCATCGAGCTGGCCACGGCGTCGCTGTGGGTGGCGGCGGTGCTGCGCCACGGGCTCTCGTGGCAGGCGCTCGCGACGGCGCTCTTCTTCACCCTGCTGCTGGGGATCGCGCTCACCGACGCGCGCGCCTACGTGATCCCCGACCAGTTCACCCTGGGCGGGCTGGTGATCGGGCTGCTCCTGTCCCTGGCGCCGGGGGGAATCGAGCCGCTGCAGGCGGTGCTGGGGGCGGTGCTGGGGTTCGTGCTGCTCTGGGTGGTGGCGGTGCTGGGCGAGTGGGCGTTCAAGAAGCCGGCGATGGGCGGCGGCGACATCAAGATGATGGCGATGGTGGGCGCCTTCCTGGGCCCGGTGGGGGTGCTGCTCACCATCTTCCTGGGCGCCCTGGCCGGGAGCCTGATCTTCGGCCCCATCAGCCTGCGCACGGGGAAGCTGGTCCCCTTCGGCATCTTCCTGGCCCTGGGCGCCGGGATCGCGCAGCCGTGGGGGCAGGCGATCGTCGACTGGTACCTGCGCACCTTCGTCGGCTGA
- a CDS encoding endonuclease/exonuclease/phosphatase family protein yields MPTRFRVASFNVENLFERARLLNFDDNAQADPLLARVEELRQELKRKTYDKEKILKLYHELKEWIEIAEVRGKLFDRNKTQVKADGVDDWGGFIDFKKERFTEEARANTARVIRTVNADICCLVEVESRPVLKHFCIDRLPKKGTFKDYRHLMLIDGNDPRGIDVALASRFPLLTLRSHVDDRSGNSSIFSRDCLEIEVDTPVGAVWILLNHFKSKGYGAQATSDAKRKRQAERVAEILQTNFDLRKDRVIVVGDLNDTPDSKPLKPLLGVKHLHDVLALTFSDAADRWTYHYKKNEQIDFMLVSEPLRAALKDAGVERRGIFGVDKFTNGQVQAFDTVKRPKDAASDHGAVWADFEL; encoded by the coding sequence ATGCCCACCCGATTCCGCGTCGCCAGCTTCAACGTCGAGAACCTGTTCGAGCGCGCGAGGCTCCTCAACTTCGACGACAACGCGCAGGCGGACCCCCTGCTCGCGAGGGTAGAGGAACTGCGCCAGGAGCTCAAGCGCAAAACATACGACAAAGAGAAAATCCTCAAGCTCTACCACGAGTTGAAGGAATGGATCGAAATCGCCGAAGTGCGCGGGAAGCTGTTCGACCGGAACAAGACCCAGGTGAAGGCGGACGGCGTCGACGACTGGGGCGGCTTCATCGACTTCAAGAAGGAGAGATTCACCGAGGAGGCGCGAGCGAACACCGCGCGGGTGATCCGCACCGTCAACGCCGACATCTGCTGCCTGGTCGAGGTGGAGAGCCGGCCCGTCCTCAAGCACTTCTGCATCGACCGGCTGCCGAAGAAGGGAACATTCAAGGATTACAGGCACCTGATGCTGATCGACGGCAACGACCCGCGCGGGATCGACGTGGCGCTGGCGAGCCGCTTCCCGCTCCTCACGCTGCGCAGCCACGTGGACGACCGGTCCGGCAACAGTTCCATTTTCTCGCGCGACTGCCTCGAGATCGAGGTCGACACCCCGGTCGGGGCCGTGTGGATCCTGCTGAACCACTTCAAATCGAAAGGCTACGGCGCACAGGCGACTTCCGACGCGAAAAGGAAGCGGCAAGCTGAGAGGGTAGCCGAGATACTCCAGACGAACTTCGACCTGAGGAAGGACCGGGTGATCGTCGTTGGCGACCTGAACGACACGCCGGACAGCAAGCCTCTGAAGCCTCTGCTCGGGGTCAAGCACCTGCACGACGTCCTGGCGCTGACCTTCTCGGACGCGGCGGACCGGTGGACCTACCACTACAAGAAGAACGAGCAGATCGACTTCATGCTGGTCTCGGAGCCGCTGCGCGCCGCCCTGAAGGACGCGGGCGTGGAGCGGCGTGGGATTTTCGGTGTCGACAAGTTCACGAACGGACAGGTCCAGGCGTTTGACACGGTCAAGCGGCCCAAGGATGCCGCCTCGGACCACGGCGCGGTTTGGGCCGACTTCGAACTCTAG
- a CDS encoding PTS sugar transporter subunit IIA, with product MTEDAVQLDLRGESKDEILKELIGLLGVDDKAQGILFKMLKRRENLGSTGIGKGIAIPHCRSLVVNRLRVAFGRKKGGVDFKAIDDQPVHNFFLIVAPPLEVSNQYLPVLGRIAQFAKEPDVAGRLEQMSEPREFLALLEEKGV from the coding sequence TTGACCGAGGACGCGGTCCAGCTCGACCTCAGGGGCGAGTCGAAGGACGAGATCCTGAAGGAGCTCATCGGCCTGCTGGGCGTGGACGACAAGGCGCAGGGCATCCTGTTCAAGATGCTCAAGCGCCGCGAGAACCTCGGCTCCACCGGCATCGGCAAGGGGATCGCCATCCCCCACTGCCGCTCGCTGGTGGTCAACCGCCTGCGCGTGGCGTTCGGCCGCAAGAAGGGCGGCGTCGACTTCAAGGCCATCGACGACCAGCCCGTGCACAACTTCTTCCTGATCGTCGCCCCTCCGCTGGAGGTGTCGAACCAGTACCTGCCCGTGCTGGGGCGCATCGCGCAGTTCGCCAAGGAGCCCGACGTGGCGGGGCGGCTGGAGCAGATGAGCGAGCCCAGGGAGTTCCTGGCGCTGCTCGAGGAGAAGGGCGTCTGA
- the dusB gene encoding tRNA dihydrouridine synthase DusB, whose translation MRESFFEMLRRDDRVPLYLAPQAGVSESPFRRLCRSFGADVVVSEFVSAEGIRRHDRRTHSYLRFHDDERPIGIQIFGSDPQAMAEAAALVEEVYAPDYLDINFGCPVKKVALRNGGSGCLRDLDLVQGIIRAVKGALSIPTTVKIRSGWNEEMRNPVEIALRCQDAGAEVLTLHARTRTQMYSGTADWDEIAAVVDALDIPVIGNGDVWNGEDAKRMHDHTRCAGIMIARGSHGQPWIFGQARAALEGRPVPPDPDPAERFRIIIHHARLAIAWERDEEKAMIEFRKHLGWYTKGLPNGRVLRQELFEVTSLAEAEEKLERYLEEYEGVAA comes from the coding sequence ATGCGCGAGAGCTTCTTCGAGATGCTGCGGAGGGACGACCGCGTCCCGCTGTACCTGGCCCCGCAGGCGGGGGTCAGCGAGAGCCCGTTCCGCCGGCTCTGCCGCTCGTTCGGGGCGGACGTGGTGGTCTCCGAGTTCGTCTCGGCCGAGGGGATCCGGCGGCACGACAGGAGGACGCACTCGTACCTGCGCTTCCACGACGACGAGCGGCCGATCGGCATCCAGATCTTCGGCTCCGACCCGCAGGCGATGGCCGAGGCCGCCGCGCTGGTGGAGGAGGTGTACGCGCCGGACTACCTGGACATCAACTTCGGCTGCCCGGTCAAGAAGGTCGCGCTCAGGAACGGCGGCTCGGGGTGCCTGCGCGACCTGGACCTGGTGCAGGGCATCATCCGCGCGGTGAAGGGCGCCCTCTCCATCCCCACCACGGTGAAGATCCGCAGCGGGTGGAACGAGGAGATGAGGAACCCGGTGGAGATCGCGCTGCGCTGCCAGGACGCGGGCGCCGAGGTGCTCACGCTGCACGCCCGCACGCGCACGCAGATGTACAGCGGCACGGCCGACTGGGACGAGATCGCCGCCGTGGTGGACGCGCTCGACATCCCCGTGATCGGCAACGGCGACGTGTGGAACGGCGAAGACGCGAAGCGGATGCACGACCACACGCGCTGCGCGGGGATCATGATCGCGCGCGGGTCGCACGGGCAGCCGTGGATCTTCGGGCAGGCGCGGGCGGCGCTGGAGGGGCGCCCGGTGCCGCCGGACCCCGACCCGGCCGAGCGCTTCCGCATCATCATCCACCACGCCCGCCTCGCCATCGCCTGGGAGAGGGACGAGGAGAAGGCGATGATCGAGTTCCGCAAGCACCTGGGGTGGTACACCAAGGGGCTGCCGAACGGGCGCGTGCTGCGGCAGGAGCTCTTCGAGGTGACGTCGCTCGCCGAGGCCGAGGAGAAGCTGGAGCGCTACCTCGAGGAGTACGAGGGGGTCGCCGCGTGA
- a CDS encoding C4-type zinc ribbon domain-containing protein, protein MLNPQLEALLEIQDLKTQRRELAEAGEREVQEQVFGLGVDEALKVLDDKIAEMEEALDPPVQSRYRRMAGKHARVVVPVIRGTCYGCFVAVPTAQASDAERNAEIRSCQNCGRFLYHVD, encoded by the coding sequence ATGCTGAATCCGCAACTGGAAGCCCTGCTGGAGATCCAGGACCTGAAGACGCAGCGCCGCGAGCTGGCCGAGGCCGGCGAGCGCGAGGTCCAGGAGCAGGTGTTCGGCCTGGGCGTCGACGAGGCGCTCAAGGTCCTGGACGACAAGATCGCCGAGATGGAGGAGGCGCTCGACCCGCCGGTGCAGAGCCGCTACCGCCGCATGGCCGGCAAGCACGCGCGCGTGGTGGTGCCGGTGATCCGCGGCACCTGCTACGGCTGCTTCGTGGCCGTCCCCACCGCGCAGGCCTCCGACGCCGAGCGCAACGCCGAGATCCGCTCGTGCCAGAACTGCGGGCGGTTCCTCTATCACGTGGACTGA
- a CDS encoding RNA methyltransferase, translated as MGAPLTRREERLVRSLAVRKHREAEGLFLVEGVRAVEDLLASPLPVRMVVASSSLEDTPRGAALRRSVEERGLPLRETGERELRDLAGTEQPQGVLAVAAIPRATLAGLKVDAEPAVLLVLDAVQDPGNFGTLVRTAEALGAAGVLALPGTVDPWNPKAVRAAMGSSFRLPVVPATWDEAAPWLAERAVAVVAAVVGAAPLPVPPPRRAALVLGNEGAGVGAETLARADLRAGVPLRGRTESLNVAAAGAILLHELLR; from the coding sequence ATGGGGGCACCGCTCACGCGCCGCGAGGAGCGGCTGGTACGCTCGCTCGCCGTGCGGAAGCACCGCGAGGCCGAGGGACTGTTCCTGGTGGAGGGGGTACGCGCCGTGGAGGACCTCCTGGCCTCGCCGCTCCCGGTGCGGATGGTCGTCGCCTCGTCCTCGCTGGAGGACACCCCGCGGGGGGCGGCGCTCCGCCGGTCGGTCGAGGAGCGCGGCCTTCCCCTGCGCGAGACGGGGGAGCGGGAGCTGCGCGACCTCGCCGGGACCGAGCAGCCGCAGGGGGTGCTGGCCGTGGCGGCGATCCCCCGCGCCACGCTGGCGGGCCTGAAGGTGGACGCCGAGCCCGCGGTGCTGCTGGTGCTGGACGCGGTGCAGGACCCCGGCAACTTCGGCACGCTGGTGCGCACCGCCGAGGCGCTGGGGGCGGCGGGGGTGCTGGCGCTCCCCGGCACGGTGGACCCCTGGAACCCCAAGGCGGTGCGCGCCGCCATGGGCTCCTCCTTCCGCCTGCCGGTGGTCCCGGCGACCTGGGACGAGGCGGCGCCGTGGCTGGCGGAGCGCGCCGTGGCGGTGGTCGCCGCGGTGGTGGGCGCTGCGCCGCTCCCGGTGCCGCCGCCGCGCCGGGCCGCGCTGGTGCTGGGGAACGAGGGCGCCGGGGTGGGCGCCGAGACTCTCGCGCGGGCCGACCTGCGGGCGGGCGTCCCCTTGCGCGGGCGGACCGAGTCGCTGAACGTGGCCGCCGCCGGGGCCATCCTCCTCCACGAACTCCTCAGGTGA
- the larB gene encoding nickel pincer cofactor biosynthesis protein LarB, producing MTPEKLRLLLSEVASGAVAPDEAERRLAWTPFEQLPFASVDHHRALRQGFPEVIFGEGKTPEQVVGIAQRIAARGDGVLVTRVAPAAAHALRAAFPSIELNALGRTAWLAPAEPTERTVRGTVLVVTAGTSDLPVAEEAAVTAHAFGNPVERMTDVGVAGLHRLLAQGEKLRSAAVIIVVAGMEGALPSVVGGLVSVPVIAVPTSVGYGASFGGVAALLGMLNSCASGVTVVNIDNGFGAACAAARINLLPAS from the coding sequence GTGACGCCCGAGAAGCTGCGCCTGCTCCTCTCCGAGGTGGCCAGCGGCGCCGTGGCGCCCGACGAGGCGGAGCGGCGCCTGGCCTGGACGCCGTTCGAGCAGCTCCCCTTCGCCTCGGTGGACCACCACCGGGCGCTCCGGCAGGGCTTCCCCGAGGTGATCTTCGGGGAGGGGAAGACGCCCGAGCAGGTGGTCGGCATCGCGCAGCGCATCGCCGCGCGGGGCGACGGGGTGCTGGTGACGCGCGTGGCCCCGGCCGCGGCGCACGCGCTGCGCGCCGCTTTCCCGTCGATCGAGCTGAACGCGCTGGGGCGCACGGCGTGGCTGGCGCCGGCGGAGCCGACCGAGCGCACGGTGCGCGGCACGGTCCTGGTCGTCACCGCGGGCACCAGCGACCTCCCCGTGGCCGAGGAGGCGGCGGTGACGGCGCACGCCTTCGGCAACCCCGTCGAGCGGATGACGGACGTGGGCGTGGCCGGGCTGCACCGCCTGCTCGCGCAGGGCGAGAAGCTGCGCTCCGCGGCGGTGATCATCGTGGTCGCGGGGATGGAGGGGGCGCTCCCGTCGGTCGTCGGCGGGCTGGTCTCCGTCCCCGTGATCGCGGTGCCGACCAGCGTGGGGTACGGCGCCTCGTTCGGCGGCGTGGCCGCGCTGCTGGGGATGCTGAACAGCTGCGCGTCGGGCGTCACCGTGGTGAACATCGACAACGGCTTCGGCGCCGCCTGCGCCGCGGCCCGCATCAACCTCCTGCCGGCCTCCTGA
- a CDS encoding sensor domain-containing diguanylate cyclase, which yields MVALGRFRPQAAPAAAVAAALLVPLAEWIHLGPPSLASILRYELLIGLAAAYALVGRPRAPRTAGAARQPVQAAEEPAARAGDVEAMEAALELARLAAGAHEAALWKADAEWQSASLVARAAAPGAPSPAPVVALEGSPYRWAIEEQIPQRVEPGRRELPVAWAAEMLIVPVDLPEGVLALAYPAPAPSGADAAALEAGRHLSTLAALLRLRADAEHEDARVRAIAEAARTLPGEIEVDAFARRLAGVVRRGTGAAGAAVALGLDEAGRGRVLEVDDTGPAPVFAADFGEDESRLALALKHAVDLTYEDLRRDRERLPLCTPGEQWRVSPRSAAVFPLVADGRALGAVVVWHPEPGRFGEKETELLRLVCGLAPLPLRRAREYQALDQRAHTDALTGLPNRAAFEERLVTLSHVFDRYARAFGVLVLDIDFFKKFNDTHGHEAGDRVLQHVANLLRLSVRDVDLPARLGGEEFVVLLPETGLRASAEVGERVRRAIEARPVMWNGRPLSVTVSVGAAACPDCTPAPALTLKLADEALYRAKGAGRNRVSLAPKVGKESGAGA from the coding sequence GTGGTCGCGCTCGGGAGATTCCGCCCGCAGGCCGCCCCCGCCGCGGCCGTCGCCGCCGCGCTCCTCGTCCCGCTCGCGGAGTGGATTCATCTCGGCCCGCCGTCGCTCGCGTCGATCCTCCGCTACGAGCTGCTGATCGGCCTGGCGGCGGCGTACGCGCTCGTCGGCCGGCCGCGCGCTCCGCGGACGGCGGGGGCGGCGCGGCAGCCGGTGCAGGCGGCGGAGGAGCCGGCCGCGCGCGCGGGGGACGTCGAAGCGATGGAGGCGGCGCTGGAGCTGGCGCGGCTGGCAGCCGGGGCGCACGAGGCGGCGCTGTGGAAGGCGGACGCGGAGTGGCAGAGCGCGTCGCTCGTCGCCCGCGCGGCCGCGCCCGGGGCGCCGTCGCCCGCGCCCGTCGTGGCGCTGGAGGGGAGCCCGTACCGCTGGGCCATCGAGGAGCAGATCCCGCAGCGGGTGGAGCCGGGCCGGCGCGAGCTCCCCGTCGCCTGGGCCGCGGAGATGCTGATCGTTCCCGTCGACCTGCCGGAGGGGGTGCTGGCGCTCGCCTATCCAGCTCCTGCGCCTTCGGGTGCCGACGCGGCGGCGCTGGAGGCGGGGCGGCACCTGTCGACGCTCGCCGCGCTGCTGCGCCTGCGCGCCGACGCGGAGCACGAGGACGCGCGCGTGCGGGCCATCGCCGAGGCCGCGCGGACGCTCCCGGGCGAGATCGAGGTGGACGCCTTCGCGCGGCGGCTGGCGGGCGTGGTGCGGCGGGGGACGGGCGCGGCGGGGGCGGCCGTTGCGCTGGGGCTGGACGAGGCGGGGCGCGGGCGCGTGCTGGAGGTGGACGACACCGGCCCCGCGCCGGTGTTCGCGGCGGACTTCGGCGAAGACGAGTCGCGGCTGGCGCTGGCGCTCAAGCACGCGGTGGACCTCACCTACGAGGACCTGCGTCGCGACCGCGAGCGCCTGCCGCTCTGCACGCCGGGCGAGCAGTGGCGCGTTTCCCCGCGCTCGGCCGCCGTCTTCCCGCTGGTGGCGGACGGGCGGGCGCTGGGGGCGGTGGTCGTCTGGCACCCCGAGCCCGGGCGCTTCGGCGAGAAGGAGACGGAGCTGCTGCGGCTGGTGTGCGGCCTGGCCCCGCTGCCGCTGCGCCGCGCCCGCGAGTACCAGGCGCTCGACCAGCGGGCGCACACCGACGCGCTCACGGGGCTGCCGAACCGCGCCGCGTTCGAGGAGCGGCTGGTGACGCTCAGCCACGTCTTCGACCGCTACGCGCGGGCGTTCGGGGTGCTGGTGCTGGACATCGACTTCTTCAAGAAGTTCAACGACACGCACGGCCACGAGGCGGGCGACCGCGTCCTGCAGCACGTGGCCAACCTGCTGCGCCTCTCCGTGCGCGACGTGGACCTGCCGGCGCGCCTGGGCGGCGAGGAGTTCGTGGTGCTGCTCCCGGAGACCGGCCTGCGCGCCTCGGCCGAGGTGGGCGAGCGCGTCCGCCGGGCGATCGAGGCGCGGCCGGTGATGTGGAACGGCCGCCCGCTCTCCGTCACCGTATCGGTGGGCGCGGCCGCCTGCCCGGACTGCACCCCCGCGCCTGCCCTCACGCTCAAGCTGGCCGACGAGGCCCTCTACCGCGCGAAAGGCGCCGGCCGCAACCGCGTCTCGCTGGCGCCCAAGGTGGGGAAGGAGAGCGGGGCGGGGGCCTGA
- a CDS encoding tetratricopeptide repeat protein, with amino-acid sequence MRTLFVLAVAFPLLGGGIAEGNRAYRSGQARRAAEVYARRLERGDSSAIVRYNLGTALLRLGRWDQARPHLEAAADARGPRALLVRAHYNAGNTDLEPVFRRKVPDEQRRQRLERAIARYKQALRLHPADLDAKWNLELAQKLLEREPSGGGAQSQGQGGGGGGGEEDQPAPAPQPAPAPAPQPGGSAPRVSRSEAERILAGAAQQEQDAQRSVLERNRSARQVPARDW; translated from the coding sequence ATGAGGACGCTGTTCGTGCTCGCCGTCGCCTTCCCGCTGCTGGGCGGCGGGATCGCGGAGGGGAACCGCGCCTACCGCTCGGGCCAGGCGCGCCGCGCGGCCGAGGTCTACGCGCGCCGCCTGGAGCGGGGAGACTCGTCGGCGATCGTGCGCTACAACCTGGGGACGGCGCTGCTGCGGCTGGGGCGCTGGGACCAGGCCCGCCCGCACCTGGAGGCCGCTGCCGACGCGCGCGGCCCGCGGGCGCTCCTGGTCCGCGCGCACTACAACGCCGGCAACACCGACCTGGAGCCCGTCTTCCGCCGCAAGGTCCCCGACGAGCAGCGCCGGCAGCGGCTGGAGCGGGCGATCGCGCGCTACAAGCAGGCGCTCCGGCTGCACCCGGCGGACCTGGACGCCAAGTGGAACCTGGAGCTCGCCCAGAAGCTGCTGGAGCGCGAGCCGAGCGGCGGCGGAGCGCAGTCGCAGGGGCAGGGCGGGGGAGGGGGCGGCGGCGAGGAGGACCAGCCGGCCCCGGCGCCGCAGCCGGCGCCAGCGCCCGCGCCGCAGCCGGGCGGCTCCGCGCCGCGCGTCAGCCGCTCCGAGGCCGAGCGCATCCTGGCCGGCGCCGCGCAGCAGGAGCAGGACGCCCAGCGCTCGGTGCTGGAGCGCAACCGCAGCGCGCGCCAGGTACCGGCACGGGACTGGTGA
- a CDS encoding VWA domain-containing protein: MTLAFAHPWALALLLAIPLWLALVRRRRRDEGIVYARASTLAAVRTRRAAVFGALPEVLRALAFACLIVALAGPRTGASVTEEESEGIDIMIALDVSSSMLAEDFRPRNRLGAAKETVGRFIEARPHDRIGLVAFAGEALTQVPATGDHAYLSAALDGLQIGQLGDGTAIGLGLATAANRLRGAAGESRVVILMSDGENNRGSIDPRDAARAAGALGIRVFTIGVGSRTRARIPVARTPGGGLRYALMPVDVDEGLLTEIARATGGRYYRATDNLALRRIYDEIDRLTRTRVRVRRYVRFTERYLPFLLAGAALLVAEWCFRATRWGRVP, translated from the coding sequence ATGACGCTCGCCTTCGCGCACCCGTGGGCGCTCGCGCTCCTCCTCGCCATCCCCCTCTGGCTGGCGCTGGTCCGCCGCCGCCGGCGCGACGAGGGGATCGTCTACGCGCGCGCCTCCACCCTGGCCGCGGTGCGCACGCGGCGCGCGGCCGTCTTCGGCGCGCTTCCCGAGGTGCTGCGCGCGCTGGCGTTCGCGTGCCTGATCGTCGCGCTGGCGGGGCCGCGCACGGGGGCGTCGGTCACCGAGGAGGAGTCGGAGGGGATCGACATCATGATCGCCCTCGACGTCTCCTCGTCGATGCTGGCCGAGGACTTCCGGCCGCGCAACCGGCTGGGGGCGGCCAAGGAGACCGTCGGCCGCTTCATCGAGGCCCGGCCGCACGACCGCATCGGGCTGGTGGCCTTCGCGGGCGAGGCGCTCACGCAGGTCCCCGCCACCGGCGACCACGCCTACCTCTCCGCCGCGCTCGACGGCCTGCAGATCGGCCAGCTCGGCGACGGCACGGCGATCGGGCTGGGGCTGGCCACCGCCGCCAACCGGCTGCGCGGCGCCGCCGGCGAGTCGCGCGTGGTGATCCTGATGAGCGACGGCGAGAACAACCGCGGCAGCATCGACCCGCGCGACGCCGCCCGCGCCGCCGGGGCGCTGGGGATCCGCGTCTTCACCATCGGCGTGGGGTCGCGCACGCGCGCACGCATCCCCGTGGCCCGCACGCCCGGCGGGGGCCTGCGCTACGCGCTGATGCCGGTGGACGTGGACGAGGGGCTCCTCACCGAGATCGCGCGCGCCACCGGCGGGCGCTACTACCGGGCGACCGACAACCTGGCGCTGCGGCGCATCTACGACGAGATCGACCGGCTGACCCGGACGCGGGTGCGGGTGCGGCGCTACGTGCGCTTCACCGAGCGCTACCTGCCGTTCCTGCTGGCCGGGGCGGCGCTGCTGGTGGCCGAGTGGTGCTTCCGCGCCACCCGCTGGGGGAGGGTGCCGTGA